In the Sarcophilus harrisii chromosome 3, mSarHar1.11, whole genome shotgun sequence genome, one interval contains:
- the TMEM169 gene encoding transmembrane protein 169 — protein sequence MMEEPMPVEEKSQPPSPHHGSLRKVMAAALALDGEATMGRRKKKKKESRPESIIVYRLENEKAEEEQEEYEEGDRSVEEEGDKFLGHPMAEGLWNIPQDSRYVTLTGTITRGKKKGQMVDIHVTLTEKELQELTKSKELANDATPEGKKTCQIGADRGPHVVLWTVVCLPVIFVLSFIVSFYYGTITWYNIFLVYNEERTFWHKISCCPCLILFYPVLIMAVASSLGLYAAVVQLSWSWGAWWLAARDMEKGFCGWLCSKLGLEDCSPYSIVELLESDNISGSLSTKDATQGEETSAV from the exons ATGATGGAGGAGCCCATGCCTGTGGAGGAAAAAAGTCAGCCACCAAGTCCTCATCATGGCTCCCTCAGGAAGGTAATGGCTGCTGCCTTGGCCCTAGATGGAGAAGCCACAATGGGtcgaaggaaaaagaaaaagaaggaatctCGGCCAGAGTCTATTATTGTCTATCGgttagaaaatgaaaaagcagaGGAGGAACAGGAAGAATATGAAGAAGGAGACCGTTCcgtggaggaggaaggggacaAGTTTCTTGGTCACCCTATGGCTGAGG GTTTGTGGAACATACCCCAGGACAGCCGCTATGTCACATTAACAGGCACCATCACTCGGGGTAAGAAAAAGGGTCAGATGGTAGACATCCATGTTACTTTAACAGAGAAGGAGCTACAGGAATTGACCAAGTCGAAAGAATTAGCAAACGATGCTACCCCAGAGGGAAAGAAAACCTGCCAAATTGGAGCAGACCGCGGTCCTCATGTGGTCCTGTGGACAGTGGTCTGCCTGCCAGtgatttttgtcctttctttcattgtttctttctaCTATGGAACCATCACTTGGTACAACATTTTCCTGGTATACAATGAGGAGAGGACCTTTTGGCACAAGATCTCCTGCTGCCCCTGCCTCATCCTTTTTTATCCAGTCCTCATCATGGCTGTGGCTTCCTCTCTGGGTCTCTATGCTGCTGTGGTCCAGCTCTCGTGGTCTTGGGGAGCATGGTGGCTGGCTGCCCGGGACATGGAGAAGGGTTTCTGTGGCTGGCTCTGTAGCAAGCTTGGCTTGGAAGACTGCTCACCCTACAGTATTGTTGAACTGCTGGAGTCTGATAACATTTCTGGCAGCCTCTCCACCAAGGATGCTACTCAGGGGGAAGAAACCTCTGCTGTCTAA